The sequence below is a genomic window from Anaerocolumna chitinilytica.
TGAATATGTATCCCAAAAATCAAAATTGTATCTTTCTTTTAGAGGTTATCTACAACATAATACTCTTGTACGATACGGCAACGGATGGGGCCCCGCCGATTGTATGAACCACACTAAAATTATTAATATCTAGGAGGAGATAAGACATGAATAAAAGAATCCGACGTATTTCTGCAATTCTTATGATAACTGTCATGGTGATGTCGGGACTTAGCGGGTGCGGCAAGACTTCCGAAACTTCTGTTAATAAGAACACAGGAGATAAGAAAAATGGAGAGGAAGCTACAGCCAGTACATTGAATGAACTGGGAACCTTCCCCCTCAGCAATGAAAAGCAGACCTTTTCTATTATGATACCTCAGTTAGGCACAGAAGATGTAACAAAATGCTATGTAAACGATGCCTATGAAAAGAAGACCAATGTCTCCATCAAGTGGATTGTAGTACCGGCTGATTCCTGGAACCAAAAAGTATCCATTGTTATGGCCAGTGGTGATCTTCCGGATGTAATCTGCGGAATGGATACTTATAATGTAACACCTACCAACGAATTGCTCTATGCGAATCAAGGGCTGATAATTCCCTTAAATGATGTGATTGAAAAAAACAGTACGAACTTTAAGAATCTGATGAAAGATGACCCTCAGATAAAGAAACTGATATCACAAAATGACGGCAGCATCTATTCCTTGCCTGGAATCTCTGTATGCTACCACTGCAACTATTCTCAGAAAATGTATATTAACAGTACGTGGCTTAAAAATCTTGGTCTTGATATGCCTACCACCATTGATGAATATTACAATGTGTTAAAGGCTTTTAAAGAAAAAGATGCCAATGGTAACGGAGATCCAAACGATGAGATACCTCTTATTGCTAATGCAGGCGGCTGGCATACACAGCTGGACGGTTTCCTTATGAATGCCTTTACATATTGTGATGCTGATACCCATATGGCAGTAGAAGACGGTAAGTTAATTTATACTGCAACCACGGACAAATACCGTGAGGGAGTAAAGTTCTTAAATAAATTATTTAATGAAGGCCTCTTAAGTCCCGAGTCCTTTACCAATAACCAGGAAACCAATGCAAAGATTAATGTTTCCAATGGGGAATATGCTATGTTTGGTTCTTATCCTACCGCTTATCAGATCTATTCCGGAGATACGGATATCTGGAAACAGTATGATATTTTACCGCCTTTAAAGGGAGCAGATGGTGTTGCTACTACACCTAATTATGAATTGACAAGAGATGTTATCCGTGGAAATATGGTTATCACTTCTGCAGCGAAAGACCCGGATTTAATTATGCGCTGGATTGATTACTTCTACAGTGATGAAGGAACGATGTTCCGTACAGGTCGTGAAGGCATCGAATGGAGAAAAGCAGAAAAGGGAGAGTTAGGCTTTGACGGCGAGCAGGCTGACTATGCAAGCCTTCAGACACCGAAGGATGACCCTTATTATGGAAATATTGATTTCTCACAGAGCGTTCCTTTAATGTATTCTAAGAAATACAGGGAAGGTGCTGTTGCCGCAGCGGATTTCAGGGATAACAGCATTACAAACGGAACGGAAATACAGTTGTTTAGAGGGACAAAGGCATATGAAGCAGTTGCCAGAAGTGTTGAAGATAGTATTCCTACCCTTAATGTAAAATCAGAGGAAGCCAGTGATTATTCCAGATTGCAGACAGAAATAAAAGATTATCAGGATGAAGCTCTGGTAAAATTCATCACCGGCAGCCTTGATATCAACAGCGATAAGGATTGGGAGAGCTATAAGACAGATCTTGATAACATGGGATTAAAGCAGTATCTGGATATCAGTAACGAAGCTTACCAGAACTACCTGTCCAGATAAGATAACTAAATGCATCTGCTGCATACGATTAGGGGAATTACTCCGTGAGTATGCGGCAGATGTTAGTACATCATAGGTTAATTATCACTTGATTTTACACCGGCCTTTCGTCTGTGTTTCACTATCCTCAGGCAGTGCCACAGTACGAATGTGAACATAGCTGAGGCTTTTTTCTGCCTTGCACTGACGAGATATCAAGTGCAGGTATCAAGTAAAACTATGAAATGTGTGCTAGATTTCATGAGAGGAAGATCATATGCAAAATAAAACAAAATATAAAGTTAATCATAAAAGAAAAAGGCTCTCTCATTGGAGACTTTACCTGATGCTGCTTCCGCCGGTGATTTACTTGATTATCTTCAAGTACTGGCCAATCTACGGACTGCAGATTGCATTCAGAGAGTATACGCCGGTATTGGGTTTTAGCGGCAGTCCTTGGGTAGGATTGAAGCACTTTAAGAATTTCTTCTCTTCTTATCAGTTTGTCAGGCTTTTATCCAATACCCTGATTCTGGGAACCATCTCCCTGATTGCAAGTATTCCCTGCCCTATTATACTGGCCTTATCCATTAATGCTGCAAAGCAGAGGAAACTGGCAAAGGCGGTACAGCTAATCACCTATGCGCCTTATTTTATCTCCACCGTTATCCTGGTATCTCTGGTTACTCAGTTGCTTGCAGTAAGAGGCGGTATGTTTAATGTAGTGCGTGGCTGGATGGGTATGGATGCAGTGAATCTCTTATCCGACCCCGGTGCGTTCAGACCTATTTATATCCTTTCCGGTATTTGGCAGGGAACAGGGTATGGGGCTATCATCTATCTGGCCTCTCTGGCAGGTGTCAGCCCGGACTTATATGAAGCTGCCAAATTAGACGGTGCTACCATAATGCAGAGGATAAGATATATCGATCTGCCGAGCATTATGCCGGTTGTAGTAATACTTGCCATTATGAATTGCGGCAGTATTATAAATGTTGGTTTTGAAAAAGTATTGCTGTTACAGAACCAGATGAATATGTCAACTTCAGATGTAATTTCCACTTATGTGTACCGAATCGGAATCGGCTCCTCACAATTTAGCTATTCTACGGCCATTGGTCTGTTTAATTCCATTGTGTCCGTAATATTGCTGCTGCTGGTCAACTGGTTTTCCAAAAAGGCCACAGAGACTAGTTTATTCTAAGGAAGGAAAGGGGTATGATTCATGAATAATAAAATAAAAATGAGCAGGCAGGACAGGATATTTCATCTGTTAAACGGAATATTGATGGTGTTATGTGCTTTTTGTATCCTAATTCCCCTGGTCAATGTCATAAGCTCATCCGTCAGTAATCCCTCGGATGTATTAAATGGGAGGGTAACACTTTTACCGGTTCATTTTTCAATAAAATCCTATCTTTATGTATTTAAAGATAACTCCATCGCCAGCGGTTATCTCCATTCAATTTTATATACAGTACTGGGAACTCTGATAGCTGTTGCTATGACAATTCTTGCGGCGTATCCGCTGTCAAGAAAGTCCCTGAAGGGAAGAAAAGTATTTCTGGCATTTTTTATGTTTACAATGTTTTTCAGCGGCGGCTTAATACCTACCTATATCGTTGTAAAGAATCTGCATATGCTCGATACTATGTGGTCGGTTATCATCCCAAAT
It includes:
- a CDS encoding extracellular solute-binding protein; translation: MNKRIRRISAILMITVMVMSGLSGCGKTSETSVNKNTGDKKNGEEATASTLNELGTFPLSNEKQTFSIMIPQLGTEDVTKCYVNDAYEKKTNVSIKWIVVPADSWNQKVSIVMASGDLPDVICGMDTYNVTPTNELLYANQGLIIPLNDVIEKNSTNFKNLMKDDPQIKKLISQNDGSIYSLPGISVCYHCNYSQKMYINSTWLKNLGLDMPTTIDEYYNVLKAFKEKDANGNGDPNDEIPLIANAGGWHTQLDGFLMNAFTYCDADTHMAVEDGKLIYTATTDKYREGVKFLNKLFNEGLLSPESFTNNQETNAKINVSNGEYAMFGSYPTAYQIYSGDTDIWKQYDILPPLKGADGVATTPNYELTRDVIRGNMVITSAAKDPDLIMRWIDYFYSDEGTMFRTGREGIEWRKAEKGELGFDGEQADYASLQTPKDDPYYGNIDFSQSVPLMYSKKYREGAVAAADFRDNSITNGTEIQLFRGTKAYEAVARSVEDSIPTLNVKSEEASDYSRLQTEIKDYQDEALVKFITGSLDINSDKDWESYKTDLDNMGLKQYLDISNEAYQNYLSR
- a CDS encoding ABC transporter permease; its protein translation is MQNKTKYKVNHKRKRLSHWRLYLMLLPPVIYLIIFKYWPIYGLQIAFREYTPVLGFSGSPWVGLKHFKNFFSSYQFVRLLSNTLILGTISLIASIPCPIILALSINAAKQRKLAKAVQLITYAPYFISTVILVSLVTQLLAVRGGMFNVVRGWMGMDAVNLLSDPGAFRPIYILSGIWQGTGYGAIIYLASLAGVSPDLYEAAKLDGATIMQRIRYIDLPSIMPVVVILAIMNCGSIINVGFEKVLLLQNQMNMSTSDVISTYVYRIGIGSSQFSYSTAIGLFNSIVSVILLLLVNWFSKKATETSLF
- a CDS encoding carbohydrate ABC transporter permease, with protein sequence MNNKIKMSRQDRIFHLLNGILMVLCAFCILIPLVNVISSSVSNPSDVLNGRVTLLPVHFSIKSYLYVFKDNSIASGYLHSILYTVLGTLIAVAMTILAAYPLSRKSLKGRKVFLAFFMFTMFFSGGLIPTYIVVKNLHMLDTMWSVIIPNCLSVYNIIIARTFFNEQIPGELYEAAEIDGANDYDVFFRIVLPLSKAIIAVMALFYAVGLWNMYFDAVLYLNSYDKYPLQVILRNIMNNAQIQASMVEATGKVTSTDSLAITESLKYTTIVCASVPMLLLYPFVQKYFTKGVMIGSLKG